Proteins from a genomic interval of Rhizobium lusitanum:
- a CDS encoding TIGR02391 family protein translates to MVLFSQDQLEAIAGALGDTDAGLTGPEIQHLIASTKMDDPGPMTKRVRIYNAFAECQNTKRNRTNILQFIRLAMKPARYSRAPERYEPMRALLNQALAFAGLVVDQSGELKAAEVAQTLPEAQRRARELRADLEGRGVHPDVLRFCRAELLADNYFHAVQEAVKSVADKMRMRTGLSDDGAALVDRTLGGEPPLLAINPRSTVSERSEHSGFANLVRGTFGMFRNPTAHDARIHWAMSKEDAEDLLTIVSLIHRRLDKAHMPPRI, encoded by the coding sequence ATGGTGCTGTTCTCGCAGGATCAATTGGAAGCAATCGCAGGCGCACTTGGCGATACGGATGCAGGCCTGACCGGGCCGGAGATTCAGCATCTGATCGCTTCGACGAAAATGGATGATCCCGGCCCGATGACAAAGAGGGTCCGCATCTACAACGCGTTTGCGGAATGCCAGAATACCAAGCGCAACCGAACGAACATCCTACAATTTATCCGTCTCGCGATGAAGCCAGCGCGCTACAGTCGCGCACCCGAGCGCTATGAGCCGATGCGAGCGCTTCTCAACCAAGCGCTCGCATTTGCCGGCTTGGTCGTCGATCAGTCCGGCGAGCTCAAGGCAGCCGAGGTCGCGCAAACCCTTCCCGAAGCACAACGGCGCGCGCGCGAACTGCGGGCTGATCTCGAAGGCCGTGGCGTGCATCCCGATGTGCTTAGATTCTGTCGAGCCGAACTTCTCGCTGACAATTATTTCCATGCTGTCCAGGAGGCGGTGAAGAGCGTCGCCGACAAGATGCGTATGCGCACCGGGCTTTCGGACGACGGCGCGGCCTTGGTCGATCGTACTCTCGGCGGTGAGCCACCACTTCTAGCCATCAATCCTCGCAGCACCGTAAGCGAGCGGAGCGAACATAGTGGTTTTGCCAATCTCGTGAGAGGTACATTCGGGATGTTTCGGAACCCGACAGCTCACGACGCTCGCATCCATTGGGCGATGTCGAAGGAAGACGCGGAAGATCTTCTTACCATCGTCTCGCTCATTCATCGTCGCCTGGACAAGGCGCATATGCCTCCGAGGATCTAA
- a CDS encoding GH25 family lysozyme: protein MWRVAVALVAVIGGILVSRQISNAAECPSEVQNTPYCDAFVVYKKPGTSKPDWRIEKLIPKAKEDDADIRSFAFVVSVYNYPAFTQEKDKVLQSVKADLPRIEAFLKDQGFDEVIVLDNEHATKDAINYFLEQYLLTQVNDYKGRSRFLFMYDGHGIPGADDRSPGGLALSMATGEADPLPTHSYGLDDLENRLRKIAHLTYHSVALLGSCYSGGVFPINTSLGDNTSFPLSPGAHAVTASKADELAWGAPDGKGTMFFEKLIAAIDRGASDLNSSQVVSSGSGEPQKVAGSSIVRLGRAVQEMNESLEAINPATNQYYPQLRTGPIAPEENYDGAFFFLVPLTSEEQASNRDPNPATTIQRDFETTGSAVTGRPDLKVFSPPETYAVRGIDVARYTGDLKFDAINASGLVKFIYAKATQGSEGKDTKFQQYLKGAGETEVSFGGYHVFDCSPPEAQFKNITATVPRDKDLLPVAVDLEWFRGNPHSLFLACSDNPDVIRSNLKALLFELADYYGKRPIIYTSRFGVGDILGSDFNDFGLWYADFRKTTPGYAGDNPWTFWQMTDHGNIPGISAAVDYNVFFGSKEQFAAFAETGENVARNAAVSLK from the coding sequence GTGTGGCGGGTTGCCGTTGCGCTGGTTGCCGTCATCGGCGGAATCCTCGTCAGCCGACAGATTTCTAACGCGGCCGAGTGTCCGTCTGAGGTTCAAAACACGCCCTACTGCGACGCCTTTGTCGTCTATAAGAAACCAGGTACCTCCAAACCTGACTGGCGCATTGAAAAGCTTATTCCGAAAGCCAAGGAGGATGACGCCGATATCAGAAGTTTCGCGTTTGTCGTTTCGGTTTATAACTACCCGGCATTCACGCAGGAAAAGGACAAGGTGCTACAGTCGGTGAAGGCTGATCTTCCCCGCATTGAAGCCTTTTTGAAGGACCAGGGCTTCGACGAGGTTATCGTTCTCGACAACGAGCATGCGACCAAAGACGCGATAAACTATTTCCTCGAACAGTACCTCCTCACCCAGGTGAACGACTACAAGGGTCGCTCGCGGTTCCTGTTCATGTATGACGGGCATGGGATCCCGGGTGCCGATGATCGATCGCCGGGCGGCCTTGCGCTGTCGATGGCGACTGGCGAGGCCGATCCGCTGCCTACGCACAGCTACGGTCTGGATGATCTCGAAAACCGCCTGCGCAAGATCGCTCACCTTACCTATCACTCGGTCGCTTTGCTGGGTTCCTGCTACTCGGGTGGGGTCTTTCCGATCAACACATCATTGGGTGACAATACGAGCTTTCCTCTCAGCCCGGGCGCGCATGCCGTCACAGCGTCGAAGGCGGACGAGCTTGCCTGGGGAGCACCTGACGGCAAGGGGACAATGTTTTTCGAGAAGCTGATCGCTGCGATCGATCGAGGCGCGTCCGATTTAAATTCGTCGCAAGTGGTTTCGTCCGGAAGTGGCGAACCTCAAAAGGTTGCCGGATCGAGCATTGTGCGTCTCGGCCGGGCGGTGCAGGAGATGAATGAATCGCTTGAGGCCATCAATCCGGCGACCAACCAATATTACCCGCAATTGAGAACCGGGCCGATCGCGCCCGAGGAGAATTACGATGGCGCGTTCTTTTTCCTTGTTCCGCTGACATCGGAGGAGCAAGCAAGCAACCGGGATCCGAATCCTGCGACGACGATCCAGCGTGATTTCGAAACGACAGGCAGCGCGGTGACCGGTCGACCCGACCTGAAGGTGTTTTCGCCGCCCGAGACCTACGCAGTGCGAGGTATAGACGTCGCAAGATATACCGGCGATCTGAAGTTCGATGCGATCAATGCAAGCGGGCTCGTCAAATTCATCTATGCGAAGGCCACCCAGGGTTCAGAGGGAAAAGACACCAAATTTCAGCAATATTTGAAAGGCGCCGGAGAAACGGAAGTTTCCTTCGGTGGCTATCACGTCTTCGATTGCTCCCCGCCCGAGGCTCAGTTTAAAAACATCACAGCCACGGTCCCCCGGGACAAGGATCTGTTGCCCGTTGCCGTCGACCTTGAATGGTTCAGGGGAAATCCGCATTCGCTGTTCCTGGCCTGCTCTGATAACCCGGACGTAATCCGATCGAATTTGAAGGCACTGCTTTTTGAGCTCGCGGACTATTACGGCAAGCGTCCGATAATCTACACCTCGCGGTTCGGGGTCGGGGACATCCTCGGAAGCGACTTCAACGATTTTGGTCTTTGGTATGCCGACTTTCGCAAGACCACGCCTGGCTATGCCGGCGACAATCCTTGGACATTTTGGCAGATGACCGATCACGGGAACATCCCCGGCATCTCAGCGGCCGTGGACTACAACGTTTTCTTCGGCAGCAAAGAGCAATTCGCTGCTTTCGCCGAGACGGGGGAGAACGTTGCTCGAAATGCAGCTGTTTCATTGAAGTAA
- a CDS encoding DUF2326 domain-containing protein: MIRAVRANKKGFHTAAFTPGVNLILADRSTAAGDKDTTNALGKSTLIEIIDFCLASNSSPGKGLRVEALQGWAFTLELSVAGNDVAVTRSPDVPNFFAIEGSTAGWPVQPTPDKEGVPGLDSKKWRAVLSWALFGISELAPTPGYKPSARSLLSYFVRNQTAAYNTPFKHFDNQKTWDIQVHNAFLLGLNWEKAAIWQQLKDQKNALDALKQAIKTGAVDGELSSLGELEAERLRLNTHLEREREALSNFRVLPQYREIEAQANRLTSEIHSQVNANIVDKRRLERYRASLVGEDTPTTDRLEALYVEAGIALPGAVTKTLSDARAFNQKIVANRREFIAGEVAALEAALTGREAQIVTLTDRRAGYLGVLAGQGALEELTQLQELHAGTRLKVDELTNRITQLRQMTTKSDTIKVETVELKRATILDYEERRALWSQALGLFSEYSETLYKAAGRLVIDIDDTGYKFDVEIAGSPSEGISKMKIFCYDLMLISFARLRGLGIDFLIHDSTIFDGVDPRQRAHALELAAEMSGKYGFQYICTLNTDMVPVNDFSSGFDIDAHVRMRLTDTDPSGSLLGFRF; this comes from the coding sequence TCGACTTCTGTTTGGCGAGTAACTCCTCGCCCGGGAAAGGCCTGCGTGTCGAGGCATTGCAGGGCTGGGCGTTCACTCTGGAGCTGTCTGTTGCTGGCAACGACGTTGCAGTGACGCGGTCTCCTGATGTGCCGAACTTCTTTGCCATTGAGGGATCCACCGCGGGGTGGCCTGTGCAACCGACTCCGGACAAGGAGGGGGTGCCGGGGCTTGACTCCAAGAAATGGAGAGCGGTGCTTTCCTGGGCATTGTTCGGAATCAGCGAGCTCGCGCCAACGCCCGGTTATAAGCCCTCCGCTCGGTCGCTCCTTTCCTATTTCGTGCGGAACCAAACGGCAGCCTACAACACCCCTTTCAAGCATTTTGATAATCAGAAGACCTGGGACATCCAGGTCCACAATGCCTTCTTGCTCGGGCTAAACTGGGAGAAGGCCGCGATCTGGCAGCAATTGAAAGATCAGAAAAACGCGCTGGACGCGCTGAAGCAGGCGATAAAGACAGGTGCAGTCGACGGCGAGCTTTCTTCGCTCGGCGAGCTTGAGGCGGAGCGCCTGCGTCTTAACACCCACCTCGAGCGGGAACGCGAGGCTCTGTCGAATTTCCGTGTTTTGCCCCAGTACCGCGAAATCGAGGCACAGGCGAACCGTCTCACGAGCGAAATCCACAGTCAGGTGAATGCCAATATTGTCGATAAGCGCCGGCTTGAGCGCTATCGTGCGTCCCTCGTGGGCGAGGATACGCCCACAACGGACCGCCTAGAGGCGCTCTACGTTGAGGCTGGGATCGCGCTGCCAGGCGCCGTTACGAAAACCCTGTCGGATGCGCGCGCCTTCAACCAGAAGATTGTCGCGAATCGCCGCGAATTTATTGCCGGCGAGGTTGCGGCGCTTGAAGCTGCACTAACAGGTCGCGAAGCTCAGATCGTGACGCTAACTGATCGCCGTGCCGGCTATCTCGGCGTGTTGGCCGGGCAGGGTGCGCTTGAGGAACTTACCCAGTTGCAGGAGCTTCACGCTGGCACGCGCCTTAAGGTGGATGAGCTGACGAACCGGATCACGCAGCTCCGCCAGATGACCACCAAGTCGGACACGATCAAGGTAGAGACCGTAGAGCTCAAGCGAGCCACAATACTGGATTATGAAGAGCGGCGTGCGCTATGGTCCCAAGCACTCGGTCTGTTCTCGGAGTACTCCGAGACGCTTTATAAGGCGGCCGGCCGGCTCGTGATCGATATCGATGACACCGGATATAAGTTTGATGTCGAAATTGCTGGCAGCCCGAGCGAGGGCATCAGCAAGATGAAAATTTTCTGTTACGATCTTATGCTGATTTCGTTCGCGCGACTGCGCGGCTTGGGTATCGACTTCCTCATTCACGACAGCACCATCTTCGATGGCGTTGATCCGCGGCAACGTGCCCATGCTCTTGAATTGGCCGCTGAAATGTCTGGCAAATATGGCTTTCAATATATTTGCACGTTGAACACTGACATGGTTCCGGTCAATGATTTCTCTTCGGGTTTCGACATTGACGCCCATGTGCGTATGCGCCTGACCGACACAGACCCAAGCGGAAGTCTGCTTGGGTTCAGATTTTAA
- a CDS encoding tyrosine-type recombinase/integrase, producing MTTTINLYSRQLWQRFDGWIFREDVEGYITRMQAAGYRLRSICRATRMVGEYARWLIDDHNDGSDVSPKTVSSFLSHRRKIGKLRNGDRSAVFRFLAEQLDAGAVDGLPIADPHEQILNSFSEYLRRTRGFHPTTIKASVYYARPFFREIWNGADELAQISRQDIISYIERHVRDRSISTMQGVFTRLRSFLRYLFTAGLLDKDLSSSIPAISGRRHAKLPKFLTPVQLQSVLDACNRTTSAGRRDYAILLLLARLGLRAHEVSKLALDDIDWQIGVVSITGKAGTQSVLPLPCDVGTAIADYLVNDRPSSVSRQVFLRLETRKVGFPTATGVILVATRALKRAGITGIANVRSHVFRHTLATDMIRSGATLNEIGQVLRHLSHDTTRIYAKVDLPRLRLLSQPWPEGAR from the coding sequence ATGACCACGACCATTAATCTTTACAGCCGCCAGCTATGGCAGCGGTTTGATGGGTGGATTTTTCGAGAGGACGTTGAAGGGTACATCACTCGGATGCAAGCTGCCGGCTATCGCCTGCGGTCAATCTGCCGGGCGACAAGGATGGTCGGAGAGTATGCGCGGTGGCTTATCGATGATCATAACGATGGAAGTGATGTTTCACCCAAAACGGTCTCCAGTTTCCTGAGCCACCGAAGAAAGATTGGCAAGCTTCGAAACGGAGATAGATCTGCCGTTTTCCGATTCCTTGCCGAACAGCTTGATGCTGGCGCCGTTGACGGCTTGCCCATTGCAGACCCGCACGAGCAGATTCTCAACTCGTTCAGTGAGTACCTGAGAAGGACGCGTGGGTTTCATCCTACCACGATCAAGGCCAGCGTATACTACGCGCGGCCGTTTTTCAGGGAGATCTGGAACGGGGCAGACGAGCTAGCGCAGATATCTCGTCAAGACATTATCAGCTACATTGAAAGGCACGTCCGTGATCGCAGTATAAGTACTATGCAAGGCGTCTTTACGCGGTTGCGGTCATTCCTGCGATACCTGTTTACCGCAGGCTTGCTCGATAAGGATCTGTCATCGAGCATTCCGGCTATCAGCGGGCGCAGACACGCAAAGCTGCCAAAGTTCTTGACCCCTGTACAGCTGCAGAGTGTCCTGGATGCCTGCAATCGCACCACGTCGGCGGGGCGTCGTGACTATGCAATCCTGCTGCTGTTGGCCCGCTTGGGATTGCGTGCCCACGAAGTCTCAAAACTGGCGCTGGATGACATCGACTGGCAAATTGGTGTGGTTTCCATCACGGGCAAGGCCGGAACGCAGTCCGTGTTGCCTCTGCCGTGCGACGTCGGAACGGCGATCGCAGACTATCTGGTAAACGATCGACCATCTTCAGTGTCACGGCAGGTCTTCCTGCGCCTTGAGACGCGGAAGGTGGGTTTCCCAACGGCTACCGGCGTCATTTTAGTCGCCACGAGGGCTTTGAAGCGCGCCGGCATTACCGGGATCGCAAACGTTCGATCGCATGTCTTCCGGCACACATTGGCGACAGATATGATTCGATCCGGTGCTACTCTAAATGAGATCGGCCAAGTCCTTCGACATCTGAGTCACGACACCACACGGATTTACGCCAAGGTGGATCTTCCGCGTCTCCGCCTGCTGAGCCAGCCCTGGCCGGAGGGCGCCCGATGA
- a CDS encoding tyrosine-type recombinase/integrase, giving the protein MTLTILPSLIERFFTQRLMQQRNVSANTIASYRDTFRLLLRFASKQVGRLPSQLDLADLDAPLIAGFLEHLEVERSIGARSRNLRLTSIRTFFRFVAFEEPAYSLQIQRVLAIPPKRVARREVEFLGRTEIEAILAVPDKMTWAGRRDYTLLLVAVQTGLRLSEITGLNRDAIQLGAGAHIRCVGKGRKERSTPLTKLAREAVKKWLTEPPRHRSTALFPTVHGDRMSADAVQFMLSKYVSVAAETCRSLRAKRVSPHTLRHSAAMELLLAGVDLTVIALWLGHESSQTTLTYLHAHIALKEAALARVTPLEGRKASRFVPDDKLLSFLNAL; this is encoded by the coding sequence ATGACTCTGACGATCCTTCCGTCCTTGATCGAGCGTTTCTTCACTCAGCGGCTGATGCAACAGCGGAATGTCAGCGCCAACACGATTGCCTCCTATAGGGATACGTTTCGGCTGCTTCTTCGTTTCGCGTCGAAGCAAGTTGGTCGACTGCCGTCACAGCTGGACCTCGCCGACCTGGACGCCCCGCTGATCGCCGGCTTCCTTGAGCACTTGGAGGTTGAGCGGAGCATCGGAGCACGGTCACGCAATCTGCGGCTGACGTCCATCAGGACGTTCTTTCGTTTCGTTGCGTTCGAAGAACCGGCATATAGCTTGCAGATTCAACGTGTCCTCGCGATCCCTCCAAAACGCGTTGCGCGTCGAGAAGTCGAATTCCTCGGACGAACCGAGATAGAGGCAATTCTCGCCGTTCCCGATAAGATGACCTGGGCTGGCCGCCGCGACTACACGCTGTTGCTCGTGGCGGTACAGACCGGCTTGAGACTCTCCGAGATTACTGGCCTTAATCGCGATGCCATTCAGCTCGGCGCTGGCGCGCATATTCGATGCGTCGGAAAGGGGCGAAAGGAGAGAAGTACCCCGCTAACCAAACTGGCACGGGAGGCCGTCAAGAAGTGGCTCACTGAACCACCGCGTCACCGATCGACAGCGCTTTTTCCAACCGTCCATGGAGATCGCATGAGTGCCGACGCGGTACAGTTCATGCTGTCTAAATACGTGAGCGTCGCAGCGGAGACCTGTCGCTCCCTGAGGGCAAAACGCGTATCACCGCACACGCTTCGGCACAGCGCCGCCATGGAGCTGCTATTGGCCGGTGTCGATCTGACGGTGATTGCGCTATGGCTTGGTCACGAGTCGAGTCAAACAACGCTGACCTATCTCCATGCGCATATCGCGCTCAAGGAGGCCGCTTTGGCGAGGGTGACGCCGCTGGAGGGACGGAAAGCGAGCCGTTTCGTACCGGATGATAAGCTGCTGTCATTCTTGAACGCGCTCTAA
- a CDS encoding tyrosine-type recombinase/integrase, with product MGWKLGWPGNVGDPALGGSNIRPVSRRHRATHRDPPTGVFPQHHRPQPHIYTAEEIEALLSEIKRWRSRNGFGQWTFHCCIGLLAVTGMRLGEAIRLKRSDVDLDAGVISVEESKFGKSRIVPVHQTTVAVLRDYCERRDASPPRRLSDHFFVGERGKGLHIQRVELVFITSIRRAGLRGAVGTRGPRIHDLRHTYAVNTLLRWYESGDDVDRMLPVLSTYLGHTHTRDTYWYLSACPELMRHAADRLERRWGATP from the coding sequence ATGGGCTGGAAGCTCGGCTGGCCCGGCAACGTGGGCGATCCGGCTCTCGGCGGTTCGAACATTCGCCCGGTATCTCGCCGACACCGCGCCACTCACCGAGATCCCCCAACCGGGGTGTTTCCGCAGCATCACCGGCCACAACCTCACATTTATACCGCGGAGGAGATCGAAGCCCTTCTCTCGGAGATAAAGCGATGGCGCTCCAGGAATGGCTTCGGGCAATGGACCTTCCATTGCTGCATTGGTCTGCTGGCAGTGACCGGAATGCGGCTTGGAGAAGCTATCCGTCTCAAGCGTTCAGATGTAGATCTCGATGCCGGCGTTATTTCCGTCGAAGAGTCGAAGTTCGGCAAATCGCGGATCGTTCCGGTCCATCAGACGACCGTCGCGGTGCTTCGGGATTATTGTGAACGGCGGGATGCCAGCCCGCCAAGGCGGCTGAGCGATCACTTTTTCGTCGGCGAACGTGGCAAAGGACTGCATATCCAGCGCGTCGAGTTGGTCTTCATAACGAGTATTCGGCGCGCCGGCCTTCGCGGAGCTGTCGGGACACGCGGCCCGAGGATCCACGACCTTCGGCACACCTATGCCGTCAACACACTGTTGCGATGGTACGAGTCCGGGGACGACGTCGACCGGATGCTTCCGGTCTTGTCCACCTATCTCGGACACACCCACACCCGCGACACGTATTGGTATCTATCGGCGTGCCCGGAACTGATGCGCCATGCCGCCGATCGTTTGGAAAGAAGATGGGGGGCGACGCCATGA
- a CDS encoding MFS transporter, translating into MTATMSSRSLSLYAFLLVLFMGTTCSSMIVPFMAYYIVEGLGRAPWTISLYAGGVTVLGIICTRTFGRWLDAGIAPFPLIGVALAGYLLAATALSISPSIWIVLSFGVLGFGLSSSAVATMFSLGAVVAERGKITRGRSNAYLRATTSTAWMIGPAVAFLFSERFGEAAVFKLALALALCWALMWWMIIPSDMTLRPKTGSVHTSSAQKPIGLWLAAAFVFCLSSAHSLTFSALPLFYVREVGLPGYAPGTAFSMKTFVEVFAIFTTPQ; encoded by the coding sequence ATGACTGCGACGATGAGCAGCCGGTCGCTCTCACTTTACGCCTTCTTGCTTGTGTTGTTCATGGGCACGACCTGCAGTTCGATGATCGTGCCGTTCATGGCTTACTACATTGTGGAGGGTCTGGGGCGCGCGCCGTGGACAATTAGCCTCTATGCGGGTGGCGTTACCGTTCTCGGCATAATCTGTACCCGCACTTTTGGTCGCTGGCTGGATGCGGGAATTGCGCCTTTTCCGCTGATTGGGGTAGCGCTGGCGGGTTATCTTCTTGCCGCGACTGCCTTGTCGATTTCACCGTCCATCTGGATCGTTTTGAGCTTTGGCGTGCTCGGATTCGGCCTGAGCAGTAGTGCCGTAGCCACCATGTTCAGTCTCGGGGCGGTCGTGGCAGAACGCGGCAAGATCACGCGTGGCCGGTCCAACGCCTACCTGCGCGCCACTACATCAACCGCCTGGATGATCGGCCCGGCGGTGGCGTTCCTGTTCTCGGAGCGCTTCGGTGAAGCTGCCGTCTTCAAGCTCGCCTTGGCACTGGCACTCTGTTGGGCGCTGATGTGGTGGATGATTATCCCGAGCGATATGACGCTTCGCCCCAAGACCGGATCAGTGCACACATCTTCTGCCCAAAAGCCCATCGGCCTGTGGTTGGCGGCCGCGTTCGTTTTCTGTCTGTCCTCGGCGCACTCGCTAACATTCAGCGCACTGCCACTGTTCTACGTACGGGAAGTTGGGCTGCCGGGCTATGCGCCAGGCACGGCCTTCAGCATGAAGACCTTCGTGGAGGTCTTCGCGATCTTCACCACGCCACAATGA
- a CDS encoding glycoside hydrolase family 25 protein yields the protein MVSKFKTSSKPVILISFLFALLTVKLSYDASAFNLVCVSCTALRFPNYAFDLPIALRSWAPPASSGVLDGFSAIPTKGKKMKYSGIALKIAVVCTFYVSATHPIGAEEGTRTEDSWTALPDDQSEDTSRGAAFAEHEVAAYDAAAPASSAEPLAIPSQFTFPDDARYDRIEKHDRMNSIFGIDVSHYTDSRLNLDDLKVKNVRFVYIKATQGTSSKDAKFAQFWDGMGKLDPAVKVPRGAYHFLSSTSPGKPQADAFVDYITLHGGIKTGDLPPVVDLEWDVTKKNPDQWIGHSADEIVAETLACLKEIETRTHRRPILYTAKSWWSDKTIPLSRVAAFKDYPIWIADYNPKRKLKEAPNVLPNTTTAIWQFSDAALIKGQVASYDTSVFYGTSDDFKKTFGLQ from the coding sequence ATGGTATCGAAGTTTAAAACTTCTTCGAAGCCCGTAATTCTCATCTCATTTTTATTCGCTTTACTGACGGTGAAGTTGAGTTATGATGCGTCTGCATTCAATCTAGTGTGCGTTTCCTGCACGGCGCTGCGTTTCCCAAACTACGCATTTGATCTTCCAATTGCATTACGCTCGTGGGCGCCGCCTGCAAGTTCTGGTGTGCTAGATGGCTTTTCGGCCATTCCGACAAAGGGGAAAAAAATGAAGTATAGTGGCATCGCACTGAAAATCGCCGTCGTTTGCACATTTTATGTTTCTGCCACTCATCCAATCGGCGCTGAAGAAGGCACGCGAACTGAAGATAGCTGGACGGCGTTGCCAGATGATCAGTCGGAAGATACTTCCCGTGGCGCAGCCTTTGCAGAGCATGAGGTTGCGGCCTATGACGCCGCTGCACCGGCCTCCAGCGCCGAGCCATTGGCCATTCCCTCACAGTTCACGTTTCCGGATGACGCGCGCTATGACCGGATCGAAAAACACGACCGCATGAATTCAATATTCGGCATCGATGTAAGCCATTACACCGATTCAAGGCTCAATCTCGACGATCTCAAGGTGAAGAACGTACGGTTTGTCTATATCAAGGCCACGCAGGGGACGTCGTCAAAAGATGCCAAATTCGCCCAGTTTTGGGATGGAATGGGCAAGCTCGATCCTGCCGTCAAGGTGCCTCGAGGCGCCTACCACTTCCTCTCGTCGACGTCGCCGGGAAAGCCGCAGGCTGACGCGTTCGTTGACTATATCACTCTCCATGGCGGGATTAAGACCGGAGATTTGCCGCCGGTTGTCGATCTTGAGTGGGATGTAACGAAGAAAAACCCTGATCAGTGGATCGGCCACTCTGCCGATGAAATTGTTGCCGAGACCCTGGCCTGCCTCAAAGAAATTGAGACGCGAACGCATCGACGCCCCATTTTATACACCGCCAAGTCCTGGTGGTCCGACAAGACGATCCCCTTGTCGCGGGTCGCCGCATTCAAGGACTATCCGATTTGGATCGCGGACTACAATCCGAAACGCAAGCTGAAGGAGGCGCCAAATGTCCTTCCCAACACAACGACCGCAATCTGGCAATTCTCAGATGCAGCGTTGATAAAAGGGCAGGTCGCCAGTTACGACACCTCCGTCTTTTACGGGACCAGCGACGACTTCAAAAAAACGTTCGGCTTGCAATGA
- a CDS encoding IS3 family transposase, translating into MYSYADRLRAVELYIRLGKRLNGTIRQLGYPTKNALRGWYREYVQHLDLRIQPVARAPKYSESQKQAALEHYRTHDRCISATMRALGYPGRGTLTAWVREAFPETRTSMVGRSWRPAYPAAVKQAGVIGLCSGNESAQQVADRLGVCRPTLYNWKDQLLGHEAPSSMKRRKTTPQAPEREELERQLEALQRDVRQLQLEHDLLKKANELLKKELGVDLQILSNREKTQLVDALKDTYRLPELLAQLQIARSSYFYHRTRMCLADKYAAVRHSLAEIFEANRRCYGYRRLQASLARKSVIISEKVVQRLMKQEHLVVARPRRRRFGSYLGEISPAPENLINRDFHAKAPNEKWLTDITEFQIPAGKVYLSPIIDCFDGMVISWSIGTQPDAGLVNTMLDAAIETVTDGEERPIVHSDRGAHYRWPGWLTRISEAKLVRSMSRKGCSQDNAACEGFFGRLKTELFYPRDWKTITIEQFVAEVDDYIRWYNEKRIKISLGSLSPVEYRKSLGISI; encoded by the coding sequence ATGTATTCCTACGCAGACAGACTTCGAGCCGTTGAGCTTTATATCAGGCTTGGCAAGCGACTTAACGGGACCATTCGCCAGTTGGGTTACCCCACAAAGAATGCGCTGAGGGGTTGGTACCGCGAGTACGTACAGCATCTCGACCTGCGTATTCAGCCGGTAGCTCGAGCGCCAAAGTATTCCGAGAGTCAGAAGCAGGCGGCACTTGAGCATTACCGCACCCATGATCGTTGCATCTCTGCGACGATGAGGGCGCTCGGCTATCCTGGTCGAGGAACTCTGACCGCATGGGTACGGGAGGCCTTTCCGGAGACACGAACATCGATGGTCGGTCGATCGTGGCGCCCTGCCTATCCCGCAGCGGTGAAGCAAGCTGGTGTCATCGGACTATGTAGTGGAAATGAAAGCGCCCAACAGGTGGCTGACCGGCTGGGCGTCTGTAGGCCGACGTTGTACAACTGGAAAGACCAGCTACTCGGTCATGAGGCTCCTTCATCCATGAAACGCCGCAAAACCACCCCGCAGGCGCCGGAACGCGAGGAACTCGAGCGACAGCTTGAAGCCCTCCAACGTGATGTTCGCCAGTTGCAACTCGAGCATGACCTCCTGAAGAAGGCCAATGAACTCCTAAAAAAAGAACTGGGCGTCGATCTGCAGATCCTGAGTAATCGGGAAAAGACACAGCTGGTTGACGCCCTTAAAGATACCTATCGCTTGCCAGAACTGCTCGCACAGCTGCAAATTGCGCGAAGCTCCTACTTTTATCATCGCACGCGCATGTGTCTGGCAGACAAGTATGCCGCCGTCCGGCACAGCCTTGCGGAAATCTTTGAAGCGAACCGTCGTTGTTACGGCTACCGCAGACTACAGGCGTCACTGGCCAGGAAGAGCGTGATCATCTCGGAAAAGGTTGTCCAGCGCTTGATGAAGCAGGAGCACCTGGTCGTGGCCAGACCGCGCCGACGGCGTTTCGGATCATACTTGGGAGAAATAAGTCCGGCACCCGAGAACCTGATCAATCGCGACTTCCATGCGAAAGCGCCGAACGAGAAATGGCTGACAGACATCACCGAGTTCCAGATCCCAGCCGGGAAGGTGTATCTCTCGCCCATCATCGATTGCTTCGACGGAATGGTCATCAGTTGGTCGATTGGAACGCAACCAGACGCGGGGCTGGTCAATACTATGCTGGATGCAGCTATTGAGACCGTGACCGACGGCGAGGAACGGCCAATCGTCCATTCCGATCGCGGAGCCCATTATCGCTGGCCAGGCTGGCTAACGCGGATCAGCGAAGCGAAACTGGTTCGCTCGATGTCCCGAAAGGGCTGCTCACAAGATAACGCCGCATGCGAAGGCTTCTTCGGCCGATTGAAAACGGAACTATTTTATCCACGAGATTGGAAGACCATCACAATCGAACAGTTCGTCGCTGAGGTAGATGATTACATCCGCTGGTACAATGAAAAGCGCATCAAGATATCGCTGGGATCGCTAAGCCCCGTCGAGTATCGTAAGAGCCTCGGCATTAGCATATGA